The following are encoded in a window of Cucurbita pepo subsp. pepo cultivar mu-cu-16 chromosome LG12, ASM280686v2, whole genome shotgun sequence genomic DNA:
- the LOC111807232 gene encoding transcription factor bHLH155-like isoform X1, translated as MGTADLHQILKSFCFNSEWKYAVFWKLKHRARMMLTWEDGYYDNSEQYEPSTSKFYRKTLEKFHDGHYSHDPLGLAVAKMSYHVYSLGEGIVGQVAVTGKHQWITADEQIPNISSTLEYCDGWQTQFLAGIKTIVVVAVVPHGVLQLGSLDKVTEDVNVVAHIRNVFLTLQESSAGHIEPMPSCKSSGYMKSEDESVSKNVGIELSGSGGNESLRTQPDAINVESFKSKARLLDDRICGGEPSGYKDMAVDLKQKCNAPSQNTAMDITNDACFPVNHNAMLSRTNPTEMYLQNDVEASEDGCPSNTSLKFPAGYELHEVLGPAFLKDALHLDWQTEYVFGGRASNLSEGMSSSQLTSDSPMEHLLEAVVADVCYSGSDVKSDTSLCKSGQSLLTSERIPEPSTNVTTSACSEGYSMGQSRTSFIGEDMPNSLSSSGICGVMSPKGFSSTYSGTGSERLEKSSEPGKNSKRRARPGESCRPRPRDRQLIQDRIKELRELVPNGAKCSIDSLLERTIKHMLFLQGITKHVDKLNKCANMKLHQKENGRMGTSNTDQGSSWAVEVGGQLKVCSIIVENLNKNGQILVEMLCEECSHFLEIAEAIRSLGLTILKGITEAHGDKTWICFVVEGENNRNIHRMDILWSLVQILQRSNTS; from the exons ATGGGTACTGCTGATTTGCACCAAATACTCAAAAGCTTTTGTTTCAACTCGGAGTGGAAGTATGCTGTCTTTTGGAAACTTAAGCATCGAGCTCGAAT GATGCTGACTTGGGAGGATGGCTACTATGACAATTCTGAACAATATGAACCCTCGACGAGCAAGTTTTACAGAAAAACGCTCGAGAAATTTCACGATGGACATTATTCACACGACCCTCTTGGATTAGCTGTTGCAAAGATGTCTTATCATGTATATTCTCTTGGGGAAGG GATTGTTGGACAGGTAGCAGTTACTGGAAAACATCAATGGATTACTGCAGATGAGCAAATACCGAATATCTCTTCAACACTTGAG TACTGCGATGGTTGGCAAACGCAATTTTTAGCTGGCATTAAG ACTATTGTTGTTGTAGCAGTTGTTCCGCACGGGGTCTTACAGCTTGGATCTTTAGATAAA GTCACTGAGGATGTCAACGTTGTGGCTCACATCCGAAACGTCTTTCTAACTCTTCAGGAGTCTTCAGCAGGGCATATCGAGCCAATGCCTTCTTGTAAGAGTTCGGGATACATG AAAAGTGAAGATGAAAGTGTCAGCAAGAACGTCGGGATAGAGTTGTCGGGATCTGGGGGCAACGAATCTCTAAGAACACAGCCGGATGCTATCAATGTGGAGAGTTTTAAATCAAAAGCGAGATTGCTCGATGACAGGATATGTGGAGGGGAGCCTAGTGGATACAAAGATATGGCAGTagatttgaaacaaaaatgcaATGCACCATCACAAAACACTGCCATGGACATAACAAATGATGCATGCTTCCCTGTGAATCACAACGCCATGTTGAGCCGAACCAATCCTACGGAAATGTACTTGCAAAATGATGTCGAAGCATCAGAAGATGGGTGTCCATCAAACACATCGTTGAAGTTCCCTGCTGGTTACGAGCTGCACGAAGTACTTGGTCCTGCTTTTCTAAAAGATGCCCTTCATCTTGATTGGCAAACCGAGTACGTTTTTGGTGGTAGAGCTTCCAATTTATCTGAGGGAATGAGTAGCAGCCAGTTGACATCTGATTCACCGATGGAGCATCTGTTAGAAGCAGTAGTGGCTGATGTTTGTTACAGTGGTTCTGATGTTAAAAGCGACACGTCTCTATGCAAGTCTGGACAGTCTCTGTTAACATCAGAACGAATTCCCGAGCCTTCCACGAACGTTACAACATCTGCTTGTTCAGAAGGATACTCTATGGGTCAAAGTCGAACATCTTTTATTGGAGAGGACATGCCAAACTCTTTAAGCTCATCTGGAATATGTGGGGTGATGTCCCCAAAAGGGTTTTCGTCGACTTATTCTGGTACTGGCAGTGAGCGGTTGGAGAAGTCTTCGGAACCGGGGAAGAACAGTAAAAGAAGGGCTAGGCCAGGTGAGAGTTGTAGGCCTAGGCCGAGGGACAGACAATTGATACAGGACCGGATCAAAGAACTTCGGGAGCTCGTACCAAATGGAGCAAAA TGTAGTATTGATTCATTGCTGGAGCGCACAATCAAGCACATGTTGTTCTTGCAAGGCATCACCAAGCATGTTGACAAGCTAAATAAATGTGCCAACATGAAg CTGCATCAGAAGGAAAATGGCAGGATGGGAACCTCAAATACTGACCAGGGTTCAAGCTGGGCTGTTGAGGTGGGTGGTCAACTTAAAGTTTGTTCgatcattgtggagaatctCAACAAGAATGGACAGATTCTTGTAGAG ATGTTGTGTGAAGAATGCAGCCACTTTTTGGAGATAGCCGAGGCTATTAGAAGCTTGGGACTCACAATACTCAAAGGCATAACGGAAGCTCATGGCGACAAGACATGGATTTGTTTTGTGGTTGAG GGGGAGAATAACAGAAACATACACAGAATGGATATCTTATGGTCCCTTGTTCAAATCCTACAGCGCAGTAATACATCGTGA
- the LOC111807232 gene encoding transcription factor bHLH155-like isoform X2, whose product MGTADLHQILKSFCFNSEWKYAVFWKLKHRARMMLTWEDGYYDNSEQYEPSTSKFYRKTLEKFHDGHYSHDPLGLAVAKMSYHVYSLGEGIVGQVAVTGKHQWITADEQIPNISSTLEYCDGWQTQFLAGIKTIVVVAVVPHGVLQLGSLDKVTEDVNVVAHIRNVFLTLQESSAGHIEPMPSCKSSGYMKSEDESVSKNVGIELSGSGGNESLRTQPDAINVESFKSKARLLDDRICGGEPSGYKDMAVDLKQKCNAPSQNTAMDITNDACFPVNHNAMLSRTNPTEMYLQNDVEASEDGCPSNTSLKFPAGYELHEVLGPAFLKDALHLDWQTEYVFGGRASNLSEGMSSSQLTSDSPMEHLLEAVVADVCYSGSDVKSDTSLCKSGQSLLTSERIPEPSTNVTTSACSEGYSMGQSRTSFIGEDMPNSLSSSGICGVMSPKGFSSTYSGTGSERLEKSSEPGKNSKRRARPGESCRPRPRDRQLIQDRIKELRELVPNGAKCSIDSLLERTIKHMLFLQGITKHVDKLNKCANMKKENGRMGTSNTDQGSSWAVEVGGQLKVCSIIVENLNKNGQILVEMLCEECSHFLEIAEAIRSLGLTILKGITEAHGDKTWICFVVEGENNRNIHRMDILWSLVQILQRSNTS is encoded by the exons ATGGGTACTGCTGATTTGCACCAAATACTCAAAAGCTTTTGTTTCAACTCGGAGTGGAAGTATGCTGTCTTTTGGAAACTTAAGCATCGAGCTCGAAT GATGCTGACTTGGGAGGATGGCTACTATGACAATTCTGAACAATATGAACCCTCGACGAGCAAGTTTTACAGAAAAACGCTCGAGAAATTTCACGATGGACATTATTCACACGACCCTCTTGGATTAGCTGTTGCAAAGATGTCTTATCATGTATATTCTCTTGGGGAAGG GATTGTTGGACAGGTAGCAGTTACTGGAAAACATCAATGGATTACTGCAGATGAGCAAATACCGAATATCTCTTCAACACTTGAG TACTGCGATGGTTGGCAAACGCAATTTTTAGCTGGCATTAAG ACTATTGTTGTTGTAGCAGTTGTTCCGCACGGGGTCTTACAGCTTGGATCTTTAGATAAA GTCACTGAGGATGTCAACGTTGTGGCTCACATCCGAAACGTCTTTCTAACTCTTCAGGAGTCTTCAGCAGGGCATATCGAGCCAATGCCTTCTTGTAAGAGTTCGGGATACATG AAAAGTGAAGATGAAAGTGTCAGCAAGAACGTCGGGATAGAGTTGTCGGGATCTGGGGGCAACGAATCTCTAAGAACACAGCCGGATGCTATCAATGTGGAGAGTTTTAAATCAAAAGCGAGATTGCTCGATGACAGGATATGTGGAGGGGAGCCTAGTGGATACAAAGATATGGCAGTagatttgaaacaaaaatgcaATGCACCATCACAAAACACTGCCATGGACATAACAAATGATGCATGCTTCCCTGTGAATCACAACGCCATGTTGAGCCGAACCAATCCTACGGAAATGTACTTGCAAAATGATGTCGAAGCATCAGAAGATGGGTGTCCATCAAACACATCGTTGAAGTTCCCTGCTGGTTACGAGCTGCACGAAGTACTTGGTCCTGCTTTTCTAAAAGATGCCCTTCATCTTGATTGGCAAACCGAGTACGTTTTTGGTGGTAGAGCTTCCAATTTATCTGAGGGAATGAGTAGCAGCCAGTTGACATCTGATTCACCGATGGAGCATCTGTTAGAAGCAGTAGTGGCTGATGTTTGTTACAGTGGTTCTGATGTTAAAAGCGACACGTCTCTATGCAAGTCTGGACAGTCTCTGTTAACATCAGAACGAATTCCCGAGCCTTCCACGAACGTTACAACATCTGCTTGTTCAGAAGGATACTCTATGGGTCAAAGTCGAACATCTTTTATTGGAGAGGACATGCCAAACTCTTTAAGCTCATCTGGAATATGTGGGGTGATGTCCCCAAAAGGGTTTTCGTCGACTTATTCTGGTACTGGCAGTGAGCGGTTGGAGAAGTCTTCGGAACCGGGGAAGAACAGTAAAAGAAGGGCTAGGCCAGGTGAGAGTTGTAGGCCTAGGCCGAGGGACAGACAATTGATACAGGACCGGATCAAAGAACTTCGGGAGCTCGTACCAAATGGAGCAAAA TGTAGTATTGATTCATTGCTGGAGCGCACAATCAAGCACATGTTGTTCTTGCAAGGCATCACCAAGCATGTTGACAAGCTAAATAAATGTGCCAACATGAAg AAGGAAAATGGCAGGATGGGAACCTCAAATACTGACCAGGGTTCAAGCTGGGCTGTTGAGGTGGGTGGTCAACTTAAAGTTTGTTCgatcattgtggagaatctCAACAAGAATGGACAGATTCTTGTAGAG ATGTTGTGTGAAGAATGCAGCCACTTTTTGGAGATAGCCGAGGCTATTAGAAGCTTGGGACTCACAATACTCAAAGGCATAACGGAAGCTCATGGCGACAAGACATGGATTTGTTTTGTGGTTGAG GGGGAGAATAACAGAAACATACACAGAATGGATATCTTATGGTCCCTTGTTCAAATCCTACAGCGCAGTAATACATCGTGA
- the LOC111807773 gene encoding delta-9 acyl-lipid desaturase 2-like, with protein MFFTTINTHTIASRTTTKKHPNNMVQSPPMLFTRKKWTKFDRNVASYFLLLHLLCILAPFYFTWTCFFLTIILGNLTGMAISVSYHRNLAHRAFKLPKWLEYSLAYCAAHAIQGDPIDWVSTHRCHHRYVDTERDPHSPIYGFWFSQMTWFFDSYNLTRKVCPNYFKNFEKVERNMFMFFMKHGYPDNVRDLEKQWFYRFMHKTYWLHPLALAGLLYAVGGVPYVIWGMCVRFVVSLHVTSMINSVCHIWGKQPWNTGDLSRNNWLVALITFGEGWHNNHHAFEYSARHGHVWWQIDFGWYIIKFLQVIGLATCVKLPSQTHNLAALNKSKPHLT; from the exons ATGTTCTTCACAACTATAAATACACATACAATAGcatcaagaacaacaacaaaaaaacatccaAACAACATGGTGCAATCTCCTCCAATGCTCTTTACGAGGAAAAAATGGACCAAATTCGATAGAAATGTTGCTTCTTACTTTCTCCTTTTGCATCTACTTTGTATTTTGGCACCCTTCTATTTCACTTGGACTTGTTTCTTTCTTACTATCATATTAGGAAATCTAACCGGCATGGCCATTAGTGTTTCGTATCATAGAAACCTTGCACATCGGGCCTTCAAACTTCCCAAATGGCTCGAGTATTCCCTTGCTTATTGTGCCGCTCATGCAATTCAG GGTGATCCGATCGATTGGGTGAGCACCCACAGGTGCCATCATCGATACGTTGATACAGAACGAGACCCACATAGTCCGATATACGGATTTTGGTTTAGTCAAATGACGTGGTTTTTCGATTCCTATAACTTGACTAGAAAAGTGTGTCCCAACTATTTTAAGAACTTTGAAAAGGTGGAAAGAAACATGTTTATGTTCTTCATGAAGCATGGATATCCAGACAATGTCAGGGACTTGGAGAAACAATGGTTCTATAGGTTTATGCATAAAACCTATTGGCTTCATCCATTGGCTCTGGCAGGGTTGCTGTATGCTGTTGGAGGAGTTCCTTATGTCATATGGGGAATG TGCGTGAGGTTCGTAGTGAGCTTGCATGTAACATCTATGATCAATTCGGTCTGCCATATTTGGGGAAAGCAACCATGGAATACGGGCGATTTATCGAGGAACAATTG GTTGGTAGCTTTGATAACGTTCGGAGAAGGATGGCACAACAACCACCACGCCTTCGAGTATTCAGCAAGGCATGGGCATGTATGGTGGCAGATTGATTTTGGTTGGTATATCATTAAGTTCCTTCAAGTCATTGGGTTAGCCACCTGCGTCAAATTACCCTCTCAAACCCACAACTTAGCTGCCTTAAACAAATCAAAGCCTCACCTTACTTAA
- the LOC111807775 gene encoding palmitoyl-monogalactosyldiacylglycerol delta-7 desaturase, chloroplastic-like: MVKSPPMLFTRKRWTKLDTNNASYILLLHLLCILAPFYFTWTCFFLAMILGNLTGMAISVSYHRNLTHRAFKLPKWLEYSLAYCAAHTIQGDPIDWVSTHRCHHLYVDTERDPHSPIYGFWFSQMMWFFDSYNLTKKYANPDNVRDLEKQWFYRFMHKTYWLHPLALSVLLFAIGGVPYVIWGMCVRFVVSLHVTSMVNSVCHIWGKQPWNTGDLSKNNWMVALITFGEGWHNNHHAFEYSARHGHEWWEIDFGWYFIKFLQAIGLATCVKLPSQTQKLAALNKSKPSLS; this comes from the exons ATGGTGAAATCTCCTCCAATGCTGTTTACGAGGAAAAGGTGGACGAAGCTGGATACAAATAATGCTTCATACATTCTCCTTTTGCATCTACTTTGTATATTGGCACCCTTCTATTTCACTTGGacttgtttctttcttgctaTGATATTAGGAAATCTAACCGGCATGGCTATTAGTGTTTCGTATCATAGAAATCTTACACATCGGGCTTTCAAACTGCCTAAATGGCTAGAGTATTCACTTGCTTATTGTGCCGCTCATACAATTCAG ggtgATCCGATCGATTGGGTGAGTACACACAGATGTCATCATCTATATGTAGATACGGAACGAGATCCACATAGTCCTATATACGGATTCTGGTTTAGTCAAATGATGTGGTTTTTCGATTCTTATAACTTGACTAAAAAA TATGCAAATCCAGACAATGTCAGAGACTTGGAGAAACAATGGTTCTATAGGTTTATGCATAAAACCTATTGGCTTCATCCATTGGCTCTTTCAGTGTTGCTGTTTGCTATTGGAGGAGTTCCTTATGTCATATGGGGAATG TGCGTGAGGTTCGTAGTGAGCTTGCATGTAACATCTATGGTCAATTCGGTCTGCCATATTTGGGGAAAGCAACCATGGAATACGGGTGATTTATCTAAGAACAATTG GATGGTAGCTTTGATAACGTTTGGAGAAGGATGGCACAACAACCACCACGCCTTCGAGTATTCAGCGAGGCATGGGCATGAATGGTGGGAGATTGATTTTGGTTGGTATTTCATTAAGTTTCTTCAAGCCATTGGGTTAGCCACCTGCGTCAAATTACCCTCTCAAACCCAGAAGCTGGCTGCcttaaacaaatcaaaacctaGCCTTTCTTAA
- the LOC111807235 gene encoding transcription factor PIF1-like, with protein sequence MVGRLRMNHCVPDFEMADDFSLPTFSNLTRPRKSSLPDDDVVELLWQNGQVVTHSQNQRSVRKSPPSKFDGSIPQDQAAVREIRPSAHLEEPHELFMQEDEMAAWLNYPLVEDHNFCSDLLFPAISVPLCANPQPELRPSTTATVTLTPRPPIPPSRIPEAQTSMQFSRNKATGESEPLNSKVMVRESTMVDSCDTPSVGPESRASEMVRRKLVEVVSCGDVRYETARGNGGIGGSSVGGDGIGEKEMTTCEITVTSSPGDSSASAEPPCPKLAADDRKRKGRALDDTECQSDDVDYESADLKKQMQGSTSTKRSRAAEVHNLSERRRRDRINEKMKALQELIPRCNKTDKASMLDEAIEYLKTLQLQVQMMSMGCGMMPMMFPGVQQYLPQPMGMGMGMGMGMGMGMEMGMNRPMMQFHNLLAGSNLPMQAGAAAAAAAAHMGPRFPLPPFATSPVPDSDPSRAQATNNQLNPMANSVGTQNATPPSVSGFPDSYQQFLSSNQMPFHMTQPLQNHQPVQPNTIRPGTSQVPENHENHQSG encoded by the exons ATGGTTGGAAGATTGAGGATGAACCATTGCGTTCCTGATTTTGAAATGGCCGACGATTTCTCTCTTCCGACATTCTCTAATTTAACCAGGCCGAGAAAATCGTCTCT GCCGGATGATGACGTGGTGGAGCTGCTATGGCAGAACGGTCAAGTGGTGACACATAGCCAGAACCAGAGGTCGGTCCGTAAATCTCCGCCGTCCAAATTCGATGGTTCGATTCCGCAAGATCAGGCGGCGGTGAGAGAGATCCGGCCGTCGGCTCATTTGGAGGAACCTCATGAACTCTTTATGCAAGAAGATGAAATGGCCGCTTGGCTTAACTATCCTCTCGTTGAGGATCATAATTTCTGCTCCGACCTCCTCTTCCCTGCCATCTCTGTTCCTCTTTGCGCCAATCCTCAACCGGAGCTCCGACCGTCTACAACAGCGACGGTCACTCTCACACCGCGGCCACCGATTCCTCCTAGCCGGATTCCTGAAGCGCAGACTTCTATGCAGTTCTCGAGGAACAAAGCAACGGGCGAATCGGAGCCATTGAATTCGAAGGTCATGGTGCGGGAATCGACGATGGTTGATTCTTGTGACACGCCGTCTGTGGGGCCGGAGTCTAGGGCTTCGGAGATGGTGAGGAGGAAGCTTGTGGAGGTGGTGAGTTGTGGTGATGTGCGGTACGAGACCGCTCGCGGCAACGGTGGAATCGGAGGTTCGTCGGTCGGTGGCGATGGCATTGGGGAGAAAGAGATGACGACTTGTGAAATAACTGTCACTTCGTCTCCCGGCGACTCTAGCGCCAGCGCCGAGCCCCCTTGTCCGAAACTTGCTGCCGATGACCGGAAGCGAAAGGGAAGAGCTCTCGATGACACGGAGTGCCAAAGCGAT GATGTTGACTACGAATCTGCTGATCTGAAGAAGCAAATGCAGGGGTCGACATCGACCAAGCGATCTCGTGCTGCCGAGGTTCACAACCTCTCGGAGAGG AGACGTCGGGATCGGATAAACGAGAAGATGAAGGCGTTACAGGAACTCATACCTCGATGCAACAAG ACTGATAAGGCTTCGATGTTGGATGAAGCGATTGAGTACTTGAAGACTCTTCAGTTGCAAGTGCAG ATGATGTCGATGGGATGCGGAATGATGCCGATGATGTTCCCGGGCGTTCAGCAATACTTGCCACAGCCAATGGGGATGGGAATGGGGATGGGGATGGGGATGGGAATGGGAATGGAAATGGGCATGAATAGACCAATGATGCAATTTCATAATCTCCTTGCTGGTTCAAACTTGCCAATGCAAGCTGGAGCGGccgcagcagcagcagcagctcaTATGGGCCCGAGATTCCCTCTCCCTCCCTTTGCAACGTCTCCTGTTCCCGACAGCGATCCATCTCGAGCTCAAGCGACGAATAATCAACTCAATCCAATGGCTAACTCAGTTGGAACACAAAATGCAACCCCACCTTCAGTTTCGGGTTTTCCCGATTCATATCAGCAGTTTCTTAGCTCGAACCAGATGCCGTTCCATATGACACAGCCTCTGCAG AATCATCAGCCAGTTCAGCCGAATACGATCCGGCCAGGTACGAGTCAGGTTCCTGAAAACCACGAAAATCATCAATCAG gttaa
- the LOC111807776 gene encoding S-protein homolog 74-like, with product MVAFVGAQVPGIIYQPKPSRYHVHVANGLSTLPLTVHCQSKDDDLGIHHLPNRGDEFQWNFKVNFWGTTLFWCRLERPDAYVAFETFWPESKNTWLRERCRNGTQGTCLWIAKDDGIYLFNFPANNDELIHKWIF from the coding sequence ATGGTGGCTTTTGTTGGGGCTCAGGTTCCGGGAATTATATATCAACCGAAACCTTCAAGGTATCACGTTCATGTTGCTAATGGTCTAAGCACTCTTCCGTTGACAGTGCATTGCCAGTCCAAAGACGATGATTTGGGGATTCACCATTTGCCTAATCGTGGAGATGAATTCCAATGGAACTTTAAGGTAAACTTTTGGGGAACAACCCTTTTTTGGTGCAGATTAGAGAGGCCAGATGCGTATGTCGCTTTTGAAACCTTTTGGCCTGAGTCGAAGAATACATGGCTCCGTGAGAGGTGCAGAAATGGAACTCAAGGAACTTGTTTATGGATAGCTAAAGATGATGGAATTTACCTGTTTAACTTTCCTGCTAATAATGACGAGTTGATTCACAAATGGATCTTTTAG